In Camelina sativa cultivar DH55 chromosome 16, Cs, whole genome shotgun sequence, a single window of DNA contains:
- the LOC104750251 gene encoding eIF-2-alpha kinase activator GCN1-like isoform X1 yields MASPSESLLAISGSVSTSSTLIRLRIFRHDIPEILQNSDMTSEIAPVLVDIIFQTLAIYDDRSSRKAVDDLIVKGLGNVTFMKTFAAMLVQVMDKQLKCCFDSVSYRLLTWSCLLLENSQFATVSKNAFARVASTQASILRTIMESSFRMQRACKRFMFHLFSQSQAIYNLYMDEVKGSRIPCKDAPELLGLLLEFSCSSPALFEQSKAIFIDIYVKDVLNAREKQKQNLSKCFQPLLQRLSHEEFQTVILPAAVKMLKRNPEIVLESVGFLLANVNIDLSKYALEVLPVILPQARHVDEDRRLGALSMVRCLSEKSSNPDTIEAMFASVKAIIGGSEGRLQSPHQRIGMLNAVQELASAPEGKYIGCLSTTVCSFLIACYKDEGNEDVKLSILSAVASWASRSSDAIQPNLVSFIATGLKEKETLRRGHLRCLRIICRNPDTISQISALLSPLIQLVKTGFTKAVQRLDGIYALLTVSKIAACDIKAEDTVVKEKLWTLISLNEPSLVQISLASKLSSEDCVVCVELLEVLLVEHSSRVLEAFSLKSLSKLLLFLLCHPSWNVRKTAYSSVTKIFLASSQLATTLLDEFSDFLSITGDQIVSPRTSDAENPVDHQAPFVPSVEVLVKALIVISSAAVTGPPSSWIVRSIFCSHHPSIVGTAKRDAVWKRLQKCLKTCGFDVATFLSTNGRSVCKSLLGPMGLMSSKIPEQEAAVSSLSTLMSLAPEDTFTVFKMHLQELPDRLSHDMLSVTDINIFHTPEGMLLSEQGIYVAETIGAKYTRQEPSSNHSLKKGLASREAANSGRRDTSKLTKKADKGKTAKEEARELMLKEEASTRENVHRIQKSLSLVLHALGEMGLANPVFCHSQLPFLATFLDPLLRSPIVSATAFENLVKLARCTVQPLCNWALEISTALRLIAIDEVDTSSDFRPSVDKAGKTDEGLFERIINGLSISCKSGPLPVDTFTFIFPILERILLSSKRTKLHDDVLHILCMHLDPMLPLPRLRMISVLYHLLGVVPAYQASVGPALNELCLGLQADDVANALYGVYSKDVHVRMACLNAVKCIPAVSKCSLPQNVDIATNIWIALHDPEKSVAEAADDIWSRYGYDLGIDYSGIFKALSHTNLNVRLAAAEALADALHESPASIQLSLSTLFSLYIRDATSGEDVFDAGWIGRQGIALALQSAADVLTTKDLPAVMTFLISRALADPNTDVRGRMINAGIMIIDKHGKENVSLLFPIFENYLNKEASDEKEYDLVREGVVIFTGALAKHLAKDDPKVHTVVEKLLEVLNTPSECVQRAVSTCLSPLVLSKQEDAPALFSRLLDKLMKSDKYGERRGAAFGLAGVIMGFGISSLKKYGLIVTLQEALIDRNSAKRREGALLAFECLCEKLGKLFEPYVIKMLPLLLVLFSDQVGAVREAAECAARAMMSQLSAYGVKLVLPSLLKGLEDKAWRTKQSSVQLLGAMAFCAPQQLSQCLPRVVPKLTEVLTDTHPKVQSAGQLALQQVGSVIKNPEISSLVPTLLLALTDPNEYTRHSLDILLQTTFVNSVDAPSLALLVPIVHRGLRERSSETKKKASQIVGNMCSLVTEPKDMIPYIGLLLPEVKKVLVDPIPEVRSVAARAVGSLIRGMGEDNFPDLVPWLFETLKSDASNVERSGAAQGLSEVLAALGTDYFENLLPDLIRHCSHQKASVRDGYLTLFKFLPRSLGTQFQKYLQLVLPAILDGLADENESVRDAALGAGHVLVEHHATTSLPLLLPAVEDGIFNDNWRIRQSSVELLGDLLFKVAGTSGKALLEGGSDDEGASTEAQGRAIIDILGMDKRNEVLAALYMVRTDVSLSVRQAALHVWKTIVANTPKTLKEIMPILMSTLISSLASPSSERRQVAGRSLGELVRKLGERVLPLIIPILSKGLKDPDVDKRQGVCIGLNEVMASAGRSQLLSFMDQLIPTIRTALCDSALEVRESAGLAFSTLYKSAGLQAMDEIIPTLLEALEDDEMSTTALDGLKQIISVRTSAVLPHILPKLVHLPLSALNAHALGALAEVAGAGFNTHLGTILPALLSAMGDENKEVHSLAQEAAERVVLVIDEEGVETLLSELLKGVSDIQASIRRSSAYLIGYFFKSSKLYLIDEAPNMISTLIVMLSDSDSTTVAVSWEALARVVGSVPKEVLPSYIKLVRDAVSTARDKERRKRKGGYVVIPGLCLPKSLKPLLPVFLQGLISGSAELREQAALGLGELIEVTSEQALKEFVIPITGPLIRIIGDRFPWQVKSAILATLIILIQRGGMALKPFLPQLQTTFVKCLQDSSRTIRSSAALALGKLSALSTRIDPLVGDLMTSFQAADSGVREAILFAMRGVIKHAGKSIGPAVRLLIFDLLKDLLHHDDDQVRISATSMLGVLSQYLEAAQLSVLLQEVRDLSASQNWCATHGSVLCISSLLKHNPSTIMTSSLFSSMLNSLKSSLKDEKFPLRESSTKALGRLLLHQLAIDPSNTKVVIDVLSSIVSALHDDSSEVRRRALSSLKAFAKDNPSATIANVSVIGPPLAECLKDGNTPVRLAAERCALHVFQLTKGAENVQAAQKYITGLDARRLSKFPEQSDDSESDDDNAIG; encoded by the exons ATATGACGTCTGAGATTGCACCCGTTCTGGTTGACATAATATTTCAAACATTGGCTATATATGATGACCGCAGCTCACGGAAAGCTGTGGATGATTTGATTGTTAAGGGCCTCGGAAATGTTACTTTCATGAAAACTTTTGCGGCCATGCTTGTACAAGTTATGGACAAACAGTTGAAATGTTGTTTTGATTCCGTCAGTTACAGACTACTGACTTGGTCATGTCTTCTTCTGGAAAATAGTCAGTTCGCTACAGTTTCTAAGAATGCATTTGCTAGAGTCGCATCAACACAGGCTTCCATACTTCGTACTATTATGGAGAGCTCTTTCCGCATGCAGAGGGCTTGTAAAAGATTTATGTTTCATTTGTTCTCTCAG TCACAAGCTATCTACAATTTATATATGGATGAAGTTAAAGGTTCCCGGATTCCATGTAAGGATGCCCCTGAGTTATTAGGACTACTACTAGAGTTCTCTTGTTCGTCTCCTGCTCTATTTGAACAGTCTAAG GCCATATTTATTGATATCTATGTTAAAGATGTCCTGAATGCCAGAGAAAAGCAGAAACAAAATCTTAGTAAATGCTTCCAACCTCTTCTTCAACGGTTGTCGCATGAGGAATTTCAAACTGTCATCCTTCCAGCAGCTGTTAAAATGTTGAAGCGCAATCCAGAAATTGTCTTGGAATCTGTTGGCTTTCTATTAGCTAATGTTAACATTGATTTAAGTAAGTATGCCCTGGAAGTGCTACCAGTTATATTACCACAAGCTCGACATGTGGATGAAGACAGGCGTCTTGGAGCTTTGTCAATGGTTAGGTGCTTAAGTGAAAAATCAAGTAATCCTGATACTATAGAAGCAATGTTTGCTTCAGTTAAAGCCATAATTGGAG GTTCTGAAGGAAGACTTCAATCTCCACATCAAAGAATTGGAATGCTGAATGCAGTGCAAGAACTTGCAAGTGCTCCTGAAGGAAAGTATATTGGTTGTTTGTCGACGACAGTATGCAGCTTTCTCATAGCCTGCTACAAGGATGAAG GAAATGAAGACGTAAAACTTTCAATCTTGTCTGCCGTTGCTTCCTGGGCATCACGATCTTCTGATGCTATCCAACCAAACTTAGTTTCTTTTATTGCTACCGGCCTCAAGGAGAAAGAAACTCTAAGGAGGGGGCATCTCCGCTGTCTACGAATCATATGCAGAAATCCTGATACTATATCCCAG ATATCAGCCTTGCTATCCCCTTTAATTCAACTTGTAAAGACAGGATTTACAAAGGCAGTACAACGTCTAGATGGGATATATGCTCTACTGACCGTTTCCAAAATTGCTGCCTGTGACATCAAAGCAG AGGATACTGTGGTGAAGGAGAAATTATGGACTTTGATATCTCTAAATGAGCCTTCACTTGTGCAAATTAGTTTG GCCTCAAAACTTTCGAGTGAAGATTGTGTAGTATGTGTTGAGCTTCTTGAGGTGCTCCTCGTGGAACATTCCTCCAG GGTTTTGGAAGCATTTTCACTGAAATCACTATCAAAG TTGCTTCTATTTCTACTTTGCCATCCAAGCTGGAATGTTCGTAAAACAGCTTACAGTTCTGTTACAAAGATCTTTCTCGCAAGTTCACAGCTAGCCACTACTCTTTTAGACGAGTTCTCGGACTTTCTTTCCATAACTGGGGACCAAATCGTTTCTCCTAGAACCAG TGACGCAGAAAATCCTGTGGATCATCAAGCTCCTTTCGTTCCTTCTGTAGAGGTGTTAGTGAAGGCTTTGATTGTCATATCATCGGCAGCAGTTACTGGACCTCCAAGCTCATGGATTGTTCGTAGCATATTTTGCTCGCATCATCCAAGCATAGTTGGGACTGCAAAAAGAGACGCTGTCTGGAAG AGATTGCAAAAGTGTCTCAAAACTTGTGGTTTTGATGTTGCTACTTTTTTGTCGACCAATGGAAGAAGTGTTTGCAAG AGTCTACTTGGACCGATGGGTTTAATGAGTTCTAAAATTCCCGAGCAGGAAGCGGCAGTATCTTCCTTGTCCACATTAATGTCTCTGGCGCCAGAGGATACATTTACAGTGTTTAAgatg caTCTGCAAGAACTTCCAGATCGACTCTCTCATGATATGCTCTCAGTGACCGACATCAAT ATATTCCATACACCTGAGGGGATGCTTTTAAGTGAGCAAGGTATATATGTTGCTGAGACGATTGGTGCCAAGTACACAAGGCAGGAGCCG AGTTCTAATCATTCTCTAAAGAAAGGATTGGCTAGTAGAGAAGCTGCAAATTCAGGCAGAAGGGACACTTCAAAGTTGACCAAGAAAGCTG ACAAAGGAAAAACTGCAAAGGAAGAAGCACGGGAACTGATGCTCAAAGAGGAGGCCTCAACACGGGAAAATGTTCACAGGATACAAAAAAGTCTTTCGTTGGTACTCCATGCTCTTGGGGAGATGGGTCTTGCTAATCCTGTGTTTTGTCACAGCCAGTTACCTTTTTTG GCTACCTTTTTGGATCCATTGCTGCGATCACCTATCGTAAGTGCTACAGCCTTTGAAAACTTGGTGAAGCTAGCAAGGTGTACAGTTCAGCCACTGTGTAATTGGGCTCTAGAAATTTCAACTGCTCTGCGGTTGATCGCGATTGATGAAGTTGATACTTCATCTGATTTTCGTCCATCAGTTGACAAGGCTGGGAAAACAGATGAGGGCCTTTTTGAGAGGATTATAAACGGGTTATCCATATCTTGTAAATCCGGACCACTTCCCGTAGATACCTTCACATTCATTTTCCCG ATACTGGAGCGAATTTTACTGTCATCAAAGCGGACAAAACTTCATGATGATGTGCTTCATATTCTGTGCATGCATCTAGATCCGATGCTGCCACTTCCAAGACTCCGGATGATATCA GTTCTTTATCATCTGCTAGGTGTTGTTCCCGCATATCAAGCATCAGTTGGACCTGCACTTAATGAATTGTGTCTTGGATTGCAAGCAGATGATGTCGcaaat gcACTTTATGGAGTATATTCAAAAGATGTTCATGTCAGAATGGCCTGCTTAAACGCAGTAAAGTGCATTCCAGCTGTTTCCAAATGCTCCCTTCCTCAAAATGTTGATATAGCGACAAACATTTGGATAGCTTTACATGACCCTGAAAAG TCAGTAGCTGAAGCAGCAGATGATATATGGTCCCGTTATGGATATGATTTGGGGATTGATTATTCAGGAATCTTTAAAGCACTTTCTCATACAAATCTCAATGTCCGATTAGCTGCAGCAGAAGCATTGGCTGATGCTCTTCATGAAAGCCCGGCATCAATCCAG CTATCTCTTTCAACTTTATTTTCTCTGTACATCCGTGATGCTACGTCTGGTGAGGATGTCTTTGATGCTGGTTGGATAGGAAGGCAAGGAATAGCCTTAGCACTGCAATCTGCTGCCGATGTATTGACAACAAAGGACCTTCCTGCTGTTATGACATTTTTAATATCCCGTGCGCTG GCTGATCCCAACACAGATGTTCGTGGAAGGATGATCAATGCTGGTATCATGATTATTGATAAGCATGGCAAAGAAAACGTTTCATTGTTGTTCCCCATCTTTGagaattatttaaataaagag GCATCGGATGAAAAGGAATATGACCTGGTTCGTGAGGGTGTTGTTATATTCACTGGAGCACTGGCAAAGCACCTAGCAAAA GATGATCCAAAAGTCCACACTGTTGTGGAAAAGCTGTTGGAGGTGTTGAATACACCATCAGAATGTGTGCAACGTGCAGTCTCAACATGCCTTTCTCCACTTGTGCTATCAAAGCAG GAGGATGCCCCTGCCCTTTTTTCAAGGCTCTTGGATAAGCTAATGAAGAGTGATAAATATGGTGAGCGGAGAGGGGCAGCTTTTGGTCTTGCGGGAGTAATTATGGGCTTTGGAATTTCCAGCTTGAAGAAATATGGTCTTATAGTCACTTTGCAAGAGGCACTTATTGACAG AAATTCTGCGAAACGGCGTGAAGGAGCACTTCTTGCATTTGAATGTCTTTGCGAGAAGCTTGGAAAATTATTTGAACC GTATGTGATAAAGATGTTACCCTTACTTCTGGTGTTGTTCTCTGACCAAGTTGGAGCAGTTCGTGAAGCAGCAGAATGTGCTGCTCGAGCTATGATGTCTCAACTCTCTGCATATGGTGTGAAACTTGTCCTTCCTTCTCTGCTCAAG GGCCTTGAAGATAAAGCATGGAGAACAAAGCAGAGCAGTGTACAGCTTCTCGGTGCTATGGCGTTTTGTGCTCCTCAGCAACTTTCTCAATGCCTTCCTAGGGTTGTTCCAAAACTCACAGAG GTTTTGACGGATACACATCCAAAAGTCCAGTCAGCTGGGCAGTTAGCACTTCAGCAG GTTGGAAGTGTCATAAAGAACCCAGAGATATCCTCTCTTGTCCCTACTCTTCTGTTGGCCTTAACAGATCCCAATGAGTACACACGACATTCTCTTGACATCCTTCTCCAA ACAACATTCGTTAATTCTGTTGATGCCCCGTCGCTTGCACTATTGGTACCAATAGTGCATAGAGGATTGAGGGAAAGAAGttctgaaacaaaaaagaaagcttCTCAGATTGTCGGCAATATGTGTTCTTTGGTGACAGAACCAAAGGATATGATTCCTTACATAGGATTGCTCCTTCCTGAGGTTAAAAAG GTTCTTGTGGATCCAATTCCCGAGGTACGTTCTGTGGCAGCAAGGGCTGTTGGGTCACTTATTAGAGGAATGGGAGAGGATAATTTCCCAGATCTTGTTCCATGGCTGTTTGAAACTCTAAAATCTGATGCAAGCAATGTTGAAAGGTCTGGAGCTGCTCAGGGATTAAGTGAG GTTTTAGCAGCTCTTGGGACAGATTACTTTGAGAATCTACTTCCTGATCTCATTCGTCATTGTTCTCATCAAAAAGCATCAGTCCGAGATGGATACCTTACGCTTTTTAAG TTCTTACCAAGATCCTTGGGTACTCAATTCCAGAAGTACTTGCAGCTTGTTTTACCGGCCATTCTGGATG GTCTTGCCGATGAGAATGAATCTGTTCGTGATGCAGCCCTTGGGGCTGGCCATGTACTGGTGGAGCACCATGCAACAAC GTCgctgcctcttcttcttccagctGTGGAGGATGGTATTTTCAATGATAATTGGCGTATCCGTCAAAGTTCTGTCGAACTACTTGGGGATCTATTGTTCAAG GTTGCTGGTACATCGGGTAAAGCTCTGCTGGAGGGTGGAAGTGATGATGAAGGTGCAAGTACTGAAGCGCAGGGTCGTgcaattattgatattttaggGATGGACAAGCGTAATGAAGTTCTTGCTGCGTTATATATGGTCCGGACTGATGTTAGTTTGTCTGTTCGTCAG GCGGCACTACATGTATGGAAAACCATTGTAGCTAATACACCAAAGACTTTGAAGGAAATAATGCCAATTTTGATGAGTACCTTAATTTCTTCTTTGGCATCACCATCCTCTGAGAGGCGCCAG GTAGCAGGAAGATCACTTGGAGAGTTGGTTAGGAAGCTTGGTGAAAGGGTGCTTCCTCTTATCATTCCGATTTTATCTAAAGGACTGAAAGATCCAGATGTTGACAAAAGACAA GGTGTATGCATTGGCCTGAATGAAGTGATGGCCAGTGCTGGGAGGAGTCAGTTGCTGAGTTTCATGGATCAGCTCATTCCCACAATTCGGACGGCACTTTGTGATAG TGCTCTTGAGGTTCGTGAATCTGCTGGACTAGCATTCAGCACTCTGTATAAG AGCGCTGGATTGCAAGCAATGGATGAGATTATCCCAACTCTTCTGGAAGCGTTAGAGGATGATGAGATGTCTACTACTGCACTGGATGGCCTTAAACAAATTATAAG TGTTAGGACATCAGCTGTTCTTCCACACATCTTGCCCAAGCTTGTCCACCTTCCTCTCTC TGCCTTAAATGCTCATGCTTTGGGAGCTTTAGCTGAGGTTGCTGGTGCTGGTTTTAACACTCATCTTGGGACCATACTTCCTGCTTTGCTCTCTGCAATGGGAGAtgaaaacaag GAAGTCCATTCATTGGCTCAAGAGGCTGCAGAGAGAGTGGTGCTGGTGATAGATGAAGAAGGAGTTGAGACTCTATTATCAGAACTTCTCAAAGGAGTGTCTGATATTCAG gctTCAATTAGAAGAAGTTCTGCCTATCTGATTGGTTACTTCTTCAAGAGTAGCAAGCTTTACTTGATTGATGAAGCTCCAAACATGATATCCACCCTGATTGTTATGCTCAGTGATTCTGATTCAACAACTGTTGCG GTTTCCTGGGAAGCTTTGGCTAGGGTTGTTGGTTCAGTTCCAAAGGAGGTACTTCCTTCATATATAAAACTTGTACGTGATGCTGTATCTACCGCTAGGGACAAAGAGCGCAGGAAGCGGAAG GGAggatatgttgttattcctggTCTATGCCTCCCTAAATCCCTTAAGCCATTACTTCCAGTATTTCTACAG GGTTTAATTAGTGGATCCGCCGAGTTAAGAGAGCAAGCTGCACTTGGTCTTGGTGAGCTTATTGAAGTTACTAGTGAGCAAGCATTGAAGGAGTTCGTCATACCTATAACAGG GCCTCTTATTCGAATCATAGGAGATCGGTTTCCGTGGCAGGTCAAAAGCGCTATTTTGGCTACATTAATCATCCTTATACAAAGGGGTGGGATGGCGCTTAAGCCATTTCTCCCTCAACTTCAAACAACATTTGTCAAGTGTTTGCAAGATTCTTCAAG GACCATTCGTTCTAGTGCTGCCCTTGCCCTGGGAAAGCTTAGTGCATTAAGCACGAGGATTGACCCATTAGTTGGTGACTTGATGACAAGTTTCCAG GCCGCAGATTCTGGGGTACGGGAGGCTATCCTCTTTGCTATGAGAGGTGTAATTAAGCATGCTGGGAAGAGCATTGGGCCAGCTGTCAGATTACTCATTTTTGATCTCCTAAAGGATTTATTGCACCATGACGATGACCAAGTTCGAATTTCTGCCACAAGCATGCTGGGTGTTTTATCACAG TACTTGGAAGCTGCACAACTCAGTGTTCTGCTTCAGGAAGTCAGAGATTTATCTGCTTCACAAAATTGGTGTGCTACGCATGGCTCAGTTCTCTGTATTTCATCTTTGCTGAAGCACAATCCTTCAACCATTATGACATCGTCACTCTTTTCCTCTATGTTAAATTCTCTTAAGAGCTCTTTGAAGGATGAGAAG TTTCCATTACGCGAAAGCTCGACAAAGGCTCTGGGAAGGCTTTTGCTACATCAACTTGCAATAGATCCTTCCAACACAAAAGTGGTTATCGATGTCCTTTCATCGATTGTCTCAGCTTTGCATGATGATTCTAGTGAGGTTCGAAGAAGAGCTCTCTCTTCACTGAAAGCTTTTGCAAAA GATAACCCATCAGCAACCATTGCAAATGTAAGTGTTATTGGGCCTCCACTTGCTGAATGTTTGAAGGATGGGAACACACCAGTGAGACTTGCTGCAGAAAGATGTGCTTTGCATGTGTTCCAATTAACAAAGG GCGCAGAAAATGTTCAAGCAgctcaaaaatatataacaggATTGGATGCCCGACGGTTATCCAAGTTTCCTGAACAAAG CGACGACAGCgaaagtgatgatgataatgCAATTGGGTAG